CAACCACAAAGCACAAACAACAGCCAAAGAATGCAAAAGAAAAACAAAGTATTTTCAATTCTTCTCAATAAAAATATGTACAACAGCGTGTACATAATCGTAATCTCGGCCTCTCACATGATAAAAACATGTACACACGAGGGGGGCTATGGCTTTGTCTGATACCTGGCAACAGCTATAACTTGCAAATTACAAAAACCCCATCGGACGCGACAGAAGATGTCATCTACACCTCGACTGATAACTCGGTAGCGAGCGTCACCGCCAATGGCCATATGAGTTATGGCTCGGCAGGAGATGCCACGATAACAGTATCCGGCGCGTTATCAGGTAAAAAAGCCAGCAGGACAGTTATCGTGACAGCTGCGCCGATTGTAGAAAAATACCTGGTTATCGAAAAAACCTCTCAGAAATCTCTGACGCAGGAAAAAAAGCACGGGAATCATCGCAGAAAAATCTAGGGTTGGGGAAATTGGCGACCAAAGACGTGATCACTGCGAATGATACCGGTGCGGTGCCTGTGGCCGATAAAACCCTGCCGGCAGGCACGGATTTAAATGCGATAACCGAACCTGGCGAATACTTCCAGAACGTGACCAGCAGCGCCACTCTGGCTCTAAACCACCCTGAGGCAGTGGCTGGCGCATTGAAGGTGTATCTAACTGGGGTTGATTTCGGTGCTTGCCGCCAGGTGTATATGCCGTACAACTCGACAGTCGAATATCGGCGGTATGCGTTCG
The sequence above is drawn from the Serratia symbiotica genome and encodes:
- a CDS encoding Ig-like domain-containing protein, whose protein sequence is MYTRGGLWLCLIPGNSYNLQITKTPSDATEDVIYTSTDNSVASVTANGHMSYGSAGDATITVSGALSGKKASRTVIVTAAPIVEKYLVIEKTSQKSLTQEKKHGNHRRKI
- a CDS encoding pyocin knob domain-containing protein, whose amino-acid sequence is MATKDVITANDTGAVPVADKTLPAGTDLNAITEPGEYFQNVTSSATLALNHPEAVAGALKVYLTGVDFGACRQVYMPYNSTVEYRRYAFGDPLVFSAWKA